The Campylobacter concisus genome has a window encoding:
- a CDS encoding UPF0323 family lipoprotein, with the protein MKHIKKIATYAAVGGFGAIVMAGLAGCGSDNGGNENALNEVAQKNGAFVIIEESAPGVYKILEEYPSTETRVVLKDINGTERVLSKEEIDKLLAQANANIDNGTSNLTKSSDAQLSSGGLSLGETILASAAGAILGSWIGSKLFGNQNFQANRQSTYKNPSSYTRSVDSFNKQKAANSAARSSGGKSGFFGGGSKSSSSSSSFGG; encoded by the coding sequence ATGAAACACATTAAAAAAATAGCTACTTATGCTGCGGTGGGCGGTTTTGGTGCGATCGTTATGGCTGGCCTTGCAGGTTGCGGAAGCGACAATGGCGGTAACGAAAATGCACTAAATGAAGTTGCGCAAAAAAATGGCGCCTTTGTCATCATCGAAGAGAGCGCACCTGGTGTTTATAAAATTTTAGAAGAGTATCCAAGCACCGAAACTAGAGTCGTGCTAAAAGATATCAACGGCACTGAACGTGTGCTAAGCAAGGAAGAGATCGATAAACTCTTAGCTCAAGCGAACGCAAATATTGATAATGGTACTTCAAATTTAACAAAGTCTAGCGACGCACAGCTAAGCAGTGGCGGCCTAAGCCTTGGAGAAACAATACTTGCCTCAGCAGCTGGCGCGATACTTGGTAGCTGGATAGGTAGCAAACTCTTTGGCAACCAAAATTTCCAAGCAAATCGCCAAAGTACTTACAAAAATCCAAGCTCATACACAAGAAGCGTTGATAGCTTTAATAAGCAAAAAGCGGCAAATTCTGCCGCAAGAAGTAGTGGTGGCAAGAGTGGATTTTTTGGTGGTGGCTCAAAATCAAGCTCTAGCTCATCAAGCTTTGGAGGCTAA
- a CDS encoding DUF2314 domain-containing protein, whose product MSFFKKILGKQIDLGKQMPIYFVSSDEDYMQRAFEQARESFRYFWREVYWERHRIVPALDYAMVKICFLDVVNGEEVGEHMWIDDVEFDGETIYGTLVNEPDVVQNVKVGDQVSAKIDEMSDWLFAIDGCAYGGFSVQAMRSRMQKKELKEHDKAWGLDFGDFNDILVVFEQKEHPENLIEHPMSKNTHEQVEQYIKEHPSMVTDADEFGYTQLHHEAIAGNLNLVNLLLENGADKNARTKSGKTAAEFAKQMGWEQIVKVLS is encoded by the coding sequence ATGAGCTTTTTTAAGAAAATTCTCGGTAAGCAAATCGATCTTGGCAAGCAGATGCCGATCTATTTTGTAAGTAGCGACGAAGACTATATGCAGCGTGCATTTGAGCAAGCTCGTGAGAGCTTTAGATATTTTTGGCGTGAAGTTTACTGGGAACGCCACAGGATCGTACCGGCACTTGACTATGCGATGGTAAAAATTTGCTTCCTAGATGTCGTAAATGGCGAAGAAGTCGGTGAACACATGTGGATAGACGATGTGGAATTTGACGGCGAAACGATATATGGCACGCTTGTAAATGAGCCTGATGTAGTGCAAAACGTAAAAGTAGGCGATCAAGTAAGCGCGAAGATAGATGAGATGAGCGACTGGCTCTTTGCCATTGACGGGTGTGCATACGGCGGATTTAGCGTGCAGGCGATGCGCTCACGAATGCAAAAGAAAGAGCTAAAAGAGCACGATAAAGCGTGGGGGCTTGATTTTGGAGATTTTAATGATATTTTGGTAGTTTTCGAGCAAAAAGAGCACCCTGAAAATTTGATAGAGCATCCAATGAGCAAAAATACGCATGAACAGGTGGAGCAGTACATAAAAGAGCATCCAAGTATGGTCACAGATGCCGATGAATTTGGCTATACGCAGCTTCACCACGAGGCGATCGCTGGAAATTTAAATCTTGTAAATCTTTTGCTAGAAAACGGCGCTGATAAAAATGCTCGCACAAAAAGTGGCAAAACGGCTGCTGAATTTGCCAAGCAAATGGGTTGGGAGCAAATCGTAAAGGTGCTTAGCTAG
- a CDS encoding YajQ family cyclic di-GMP-binding protein yields MATEHSFDISAEVDMMEVKNALETAKKEIAARYDFKGLAAEVELNEKEKFITLLSSSDNKIDALKDIVISKLIKRNIPPVAITETKREPASGRNLKAILKLNDTLDGENSKKITKAIKDSKIKVSAQIRGEEIRVTSKSIDDLQECIKLVRGLNLELPISFKNLK; encoded by the coding sequence ATGGCAACTGAGCATAGTTTTGATATAAGTGCCGAGGTCGATATGATGGAGGTCAAAAATGCTCTTGAGACAGCAAAAAAAGAGATCGCTGCGAGATATGATTTTAAAGGACTTGCAGCTGAAGTCGAGCTAAACGAAAAAGAGAAATTTATCACGCTTCTTAGCTCAAGCGACAACAAGATTGACGCACTAAAAGACATCGTGATCTCAAAGCTCATCAAGCGCAACATCCCACCAGTTGCGATCACAGAGACAAAAAGAGAGCCAGCAAGTGGTAGAAATTTAAAGGCGATACTAAAGCTAAACGACACGCTTGATGGCGAAAACTCAAAAAAGATCACAAAAGCGATCAAAGACTCAAAGATCAAGGTGAGCGCGCAGATCAGGGGCGAAGAGATCAGAGTGACAAGCAAAAGCATAGATGATCTGCAGGAGTGCATAAAGCTGGTGAGGGGGTTAAATTTGGAGCTTCCGATCAGTTTTAAAAATTTAAAATAA
- a CDS encoding glutathionylspermidine synthase family protein, translated as MINLRKITPLNNEFMEKIGFAWHTDNDNSSYIADEIVQVKASEADAYYEAANELYDMYVNAAQHVIDNNLFHEIGIPFNLVDSIKKSWENDVHWHLYGRFDLAGGLDGKPIKLIEFNADTPTAVFETAIIQWAMLKLNHMDEAEQFNNLYEALKQNFKRLITLGNDNVNFEDVYEGWGILFSSIAGSIEDEQTVKLLQYIAKEAGFKTDFAYVDEVVFNDNEGIFKNDENFEYWFKLVPWESIAIDEGELALILSNIIKNQKAIIINPAYTLLFQSKGILKILWDLYPNHPLLLETSNEPLKGKKYVKKPVFGREGANVSIHDENGAQIASSDGKYDSNKAIYQEFYEFNQDERGDNYQAGVFYAYEACALGYRKGGKILDNYSKFVGHFIKD; from the coding sequence ATGATAAATTTAAGAAAAATCACTCCGTTAAATAACGAATTTATGGAAAAAATCGGCTTTGCGTGGCATACAGATAACGACAACAGCTCATATATCGCAGATGAGATCGTACAGGTAAAAGCAAGTGAAGCGGACGCTTACTACGAAGCGGCAAATGAGCTATACGATATGTATGTAAATGCCGCTCAACACGTCATTGACAACAACCTTTTCCACGAGATAGGCATACCGTTTAATCTCGTTGATAGTATAAAAAAAAGCTGGGAAAACGACGTTCACTGGCACCTTTATGGCAGATTTGATCTTGCAGGCGGACTTGATGGTAAGCCGATAAAACTGATCGAATTTAACGCAGACACGCCAACGGCAGTCTTTGAGACAGCGATCATTCAGTGGGCGATGCTAAAGCTAAATCATATGGACGAAGCAGAGCAATTTAATAACCTTTACGAAGCTCTAAAACAAAATTTTAAACGCCTTATCACGCTTGGCAACGATAATGTAAATTTCGAGGATGTTTACGAGGGTTGGGGGATACTCTTTAGCTCTATCGCTGGTAGTATCGAGGACGAGCAAACCGTGAAATTGCTGCAATACATCGCAAAAGAGGCCGGCTTTAAAACCGACTTTGCTTACGTTGACGAGGTCGTTTTTAACGATAACGAGGGCATTTTTAAAAATGATGAAAATTTCGAATACTGGTTTAAACTCGTACCTTGGGAGAGCATAGCGATCGATGAGGGCGAGCTAGCACTCATACTCTCAAATATCATCAAAAATCAAAAAGCCATCATCATAAACCCAGCCTACACGTTACTTTTCCAAAGCAAGGGAATTTTAAAAATTCTTTGGGATCTTTATCCAAATCATCCACTCTTACTTGAGACCTCAAACGAGCCGCTAAAGGGTAAAAAATATGTGAAAAAGCCGGTATTTGGTAGAGAGGGCGCAAACGTCTCGATACACGATGAAAACGGCGCACAAATAGCAAGCAGTGATGGCAAATACGACTCAAATAAAGCTATCTATCAAGAATTTTACGAGTTTAATCAAGATGAAAGAGGCGATAACTACCAAGCAGGCGTATTTTACGCTTATGAAGCGTGTGCGCTTGGATATAGAAAGGGCGGCAAAATTTTAGATAACTACTCTAAATTTGTAGGACATTTCATTAAGGACTAA
- a CDS encoding coproporphyrinogen III oxidase family protein, which translates to MIFKNIVENFAVNYAHNSIQRSLYNEFNIDILTTTYTKTPKKDKKYMLYAHVPFCHTFCPYCSFHKYHYEQELAKIYFENLREEMKQVKEAGFDFDSLYVGGGTTLINEPELEKTLKLAKELFSIDEISAESDPNHISPESLARFDGLIDRLSVGVQSFDDETLKRVGRYEKFGSAKEIKRKLELALGKIPVISLDLIFNLPNQTKEQLINDINTAKSISPQQITFYPLMKSELTRENIARSLGVSNVDNEREFYEIITEEFSKSDYKQSNAWAFSNEKSADLRDEYVGSNLEYLGVGSGAFSFLNGELVINAFNLLEYGKRIKNRQSPVIAKCGFSKKERLKYTFLTRLFDGGVDIKRYNDENNTNINKALFMELSLLKLVNAIYEENGIIKPTFFGKYICIVLMRDFYAGMDKVRAIFKDDAKIKRSKVLRIMSENTEQRYEPNIIQPRAAM; encoded by the coding sequence ATGATCTTTAAAAATATTGTCGAAAATTTTGCCGTAAATTACGCTCATAATTCTATTCAAAGATCGCTATATAATGAATTTAATATAGACATTTTAACCACAACCTACACCAAAACTCCCAAAAAAGACAAAAAGTATATGCTCTACGCACATGTACCATTTTGTCACACATTCTGTCCATATTGCTCGTTTCATAAGTACCACTATGAGCAAGAGCTTGCAAAAATTTACTTTGAAAATTTACGTGAAGAGATGAAACAGGTTAAAGAGGCTGGATTTGACTTTGATTCACTTTATGTTGGTGGTGGCACAACGCTTATAAATGAGCCTGAGCTTGAGAAAACACTTAAGCTTGCAAAAGAGCTTTTTAGTATAGATGAAATTTCAGCAGAAAGCGATCCAAATCACATCTCACCCGAGAGTTTAGCCAGATTTGATGGATTAATTGATCGACTAAGCGTGGGTGTACAAAGCTTTGATGATGAAACGTTAAAAAGAGTTGGCAGATACGAAAAATTTGGCTCAGCCAAGGAGATAAAAAGAAAGCTTGAGCTCGCTCTTGGTAAGATCCCGGTCATTAGCCTGGATCTCATCTTTAACCTCCCAAATCAAACAAAAGAGCAGCTTATAAACGACATAAATACTGCAAAATCGATCTCTCCGCAGCAGATCACCTTCTATCCACTTATGAAATCAGAGCTAACAAGAGAGAATATAGCTCGCTCACTTGGTGTTTCAAATGTAGATAACGAGCGTGAATTCTATGAGATAATCACTGAAGAATTTAGCAAAAGCGACTACAAACAAAGCAATGCTTGGGCATTTTCAAACGAAAAAAGTGCTGACCTTCGCGACGAATATGTTGGCTCAAATTTAGAGTATCTTGGCGTTGGTAGCGGAGCATTTAGTTTTCTTAATGGCGAGCTTGTAATAAACGCGTTTAATCTACTTGAATACGGCAAAAGGATAAAAAATAGACAAAGCCCAGTTATCGCAAAATGTGGTTTTAGCAAGAAAGAGAGACTTAAATACACGTTTTTAACAAGGCTTTTTGATGGCGGAGTTGATATTAAAAGATATAACGATGAAAATAACACAAACATTAACAAGGCCTTATTTATGGAGCTTAGCTTACTTAAGCTTGTAAATGCGATATACGAAGAAAATGGCATTATTAAGCCGACATTTTTTGGCAAATATATCTGCATCGTGCTTATGCGTGATTTTTATGCTGGCATGGACAAAGTTCGTGCGATATTTAAAGATGACGCTAAGATAAAACGAAGCAAGGTACTTCGCATAATGAGCGAAAATACTGAACAAAGGTATGAGCCAAATATCATTCAGCCGCGAGCTGCGATGTAA
- a CDS encoding DNA-binding protein: MQKLAINEAAEILGITKEAVYNRIRRGSINTVIENGTKFVILDEKPSSEKATKSTPKSTKTKSQNDEFVNYLLNELSELKSLNLNLQADKDRLFKEKEQMLIERKNEILQIYKDRDEKLIQFLNAMQRPLLAQKNDDMPSNEAIEAEIENESKWINLSEFLKELNLKPKATKKASEKIIKAIHHSKFIKFKRGVILVRRHKNLKELIGEI; encoded by the coding sequence ATGCAAAAGCTAGCTATAAACGAAGCTGCAGAAATTTTAGGCATAACAAAAGAAGCAGTCTATAATAGAATCCGCCGTGGTTCGATAAATACAGTCATTGAAAATGGCACAAAATTTGTCATCCTTGATGAGAAACCAAGTAGCGAAAAGGCCACAAAATCCACTCCAAAAAGTACAAAAACTAAATCCCAAAATGATGAGTTTGTAAATTATTTGCTAAATGAGTTAAGCGAGTTAAAGAGTTTAAATTTAAACTTGCAAGCCGATAAAGATAGGCTTTTTAAAGAAAAAGAGCAGATGCTAATCGAGCGAAAAAATGAAATTTTGCAAATTTATAAAGATAGAGATGAGAAACTCATACAGTTTCTAAATGCCATGCAAAGGCCGCTTTTAGCACAAAAAAATGATGATATGCCAAGCAATGAAGCGATAGAGGCCGAGATAGAAAATGAGTCAAAATGGATAAATTTAAGTGAATTTTTAAAGGAGCTAAATCTAAAGCCAAAGGCAACGAAAAAGGCCAGTGAAAAGATAATAAAAGCGATACACCACTCAAAATTTATAAAATTTAAACGAGGCGTGATACTTGTTAGAAGACATAAAAATTTAAAAGAGTTGATAGGAGAGATATGA
- a CDS encoding D-2-hydroxyacid dehydrogenase, giving the protein MKIVCLDAATLGENVDLSVFKKFGEFISYQKTKSEEVVPRLKGVDVVITNKVVINKAVMDATNLKLICISATGMNNVDLVHAKAKNIAVKNVAGYSTASVVQHTFAMLFELTNHIKFYDEYVKNGEWVKSEIFTYLGAAISEIAGKEFGIIGLGEIGRSVAAVARAFGANVSYYSTSGANKNSEFKQKGLDELLRSSDIISIHAPLNEKTRNLLGANEINLLKDEAIVLNLGRGGIVDEAAMARAIDERKLRFGTDVLEREPMSENSPFLNVKKKSNLLITPHVAWGSLEARKTLIAKIVTNIENFIKESR; this is encoded by the coding sequence ATGAAGATCGTTTGTTTAGACGCGGCAACGCTGGGAGAAAACGTTGATCTTAGTGTTTTTAAGAAATTTGGCGAGTTTATCAGCTACCAAAAAACAAAAAGCGAAGAGGTCGTGCCTCGTCTAAAAGGCGTTGATGTCGTCATTACAAACAAGGTCGTCATCAACAAAGCCGTAATGGACGCGACAAATTTAAAGCTTATCTGCATAAGCGCAACTGGGATGAACAATGTCGATCTAGTGCACGCAAAAGCTAAAAACATAGCTGTTAAAAACGTAGCTGGCTACTCAACAGCAAGCGTCGTGCAGCACACATTTGCGATGCTTTTTGAGCTGACAAATCACATAAAATTTTATGATGAGTACGTAAAAAATGGTGAGTGGGTGAAGAGTGAAATTTTCACCTATCTTGGTGCAGCTATCAGCGAGATCGCTGGCAAAGAATTTGGCATCATCGGCCTTGGCGAGATAGGACGTAGCGTGGCGGCAGTGGCACGTGCATTTGGCGCAAACGTGAGCTACTACTCGACAAGCGGAGCAAATAAAAATAGCGAATTTAAGCAAAAAGGCTTAGACGAGCTACTAAGAAGCAGTGACATCATCAGCATACACGCACCGCTAAATGAAAAGACTAGAAATTTACTAGGCGCAAATGAAATAAATTTGCTAAAAGATGAGGCGATAGTACTAAATTTAGGACGTGGCGGCATAGTGGATGAAGCGGCTATGGCAAGGGCGATAGATGAGAGAAAATTACGCTTTGGTACGGACGTTTTGGAGCGTGAGCCGATGAGTGAAAATAGCCCATTTTTAAATGTAAAAAAGAAGTCAAATCTACTCATCACGCCGCACGTAGCATGGGGTAGTTTGGAAGCTAGAAAGACACTCATCGCAAAGATTGTCACAAACATCGAAAATTTCATAAAGGAGAGCAGATAA